Proteins from one Aureimonas sp. SA4125 genomic window:
- the ltnD gene encoding L-threonate dehydrogenase — MSREETMMTSAPATPQSIAVIGLGSMGLGMALSLLRAGHQVAGYDVSPSALEAFAADGGRAASSAAAAVEGADAVLSVVVNAAQTEALLFGENGVAAAMPEGAVFISSATMDPDVVRRLAARLESTGRLYLDAPISGGPVRAAKGELTVMASGSPATFDRARPCLEAIALKVYELGDDAGAGAAFKMINQLLAGVHIAAACEAIAFAAKQGLDLAKVYEVITASAGNSWMFGDRVPHILDGDYRPKSAVDIFVKDLGIVQDMARTAKFPVPISAAALQMFLAAAGSGMGREDDASLARVYAALAGVNLPGHTA, encoded by the coding sequence GTGTCTCGGGAGGAGACGATGATGACCAGCGCCCCGGCGACCCCGCAGAGCATTGCCGTGATCGGCCTGGGATCAATGGGCCTCGGCATGGCCCTGTCGCTTTTGCGCGCCGGCCACCAGGTCGCCGGCTACGATGTCTCCCCTTCCGCTCTCGAAGCCTTTGCCGCCGACGGCGGACGTGCAGCGTCGTCCGCTGCCGCGGCGGTCGAGGGTGCCGATGCCGTGCTCAGCGTCGTCGTCAATGCCGCCCAGACCGAGGCGCTGCTCTTCGGCGAGAACGGCGTCGCCGCGGCGATGCCCGAAGGCGCGGTCTTCATTTCATCGGCGACGATGGATCCAGACGTGGTCCGGCGCCTGGCCGCGCGGCTCGAGTCGACGGGTCGCCTTTATCTCGACGCGCCCATCAGCGGCGGTCCCGTGCGCGCGGCCAAGGGCGAGCTGACGGTCATGGCGTCGGGCAGTCCGGCCACCTTCGACCGCGCCCGCCCCTGTCTCGAGGCGATCGCGCTGAAGGTCTACGAGCTCGGCGACGATGCGGGAGCCGGTGCCGCCTTCAAGATGATCAACCAGCTGCTGGCCGGCGTCCACATCGCCGCCGCCTGCGAGGCGATCGCCTTTGCGGCCAAGCAGGGACTGGATCTCGCCAAGGTCTACGAGGTGATCACCGCCTCGGCCGGCAATTCCTGGATGTTCGGCGACCGCGTGCCGCACATTCTCGATGGCGACTACCGCCCGAAGAGCGCGGTCGACATCTTCGTCAAGGATCTCGGCATCGTCCAGGACATGGCGCGGACGGCAAAGTTTCCGGTGCCGATATCGGCCGCCGCGCTCCAGATGTTCCTCGCCGCGGCCGGCTCCGGCATGGGCCGCGAGGACGACGCCTCGCTCGCCCGCGTCTATGCCGCGCTCGCCGGCGTCAACTTGCCCGGACACACAGCCTGA
- the otnK gene encoding 3-oxo-tetronate kinase: MTLRLGAIADDYTGASDLANTLTRNGLRTVQTIGVPADGLELPGVDAVVVALKSRSISAADAVEKSLAAYGWLEARGAGHILFKVCSTFDSTDAGNIGPVTDALRQATGESIVLVTPAFPETGRTVYQGNLFVAGVPLAESPMKDHPLNPMRDSDLRRVLSRQSAEPVGLIPLDAVAAGDGAVGERLAALAREGCGAAIADAVFDADLETLGRAALRQRLSVGASGLGLGLARALADGPPSSAAAPFPALGGPAACLAGSCSAATLRQIAAAEASMPVLRLDAEALVTGNGAVAEALAFARENLAHGPVLIASSAAPDVVAALQARHGGAGIGTAIEAAFAEIAAGLVALGVRRLVVAGGETSGAVVDRLGLAAFALGPEIAPGVPVLRSLGGTDMRLALKSGNFGGPDFFRDALNMMP, encoded by the coding sequence ATGACCCTTCGCCTCGGCGCCATTGCCGACGACTATACCGGCGCGTCGGACCTGGCCAACACGCTGACCCGCAATGGCCTGCGCACCGTGCAGACGATCGGCGTTCCCGCCGACGGCCTCGAGCTTCCGGGCGTCGATGCCGTGGTCGTCGCGCTGAAGAGCCGGTCCATTTCCGCGGCCGACGCCGTCGAGAAATCCCTCGCCGCCTATGGCTGGCTGGAGGCTCGCGGCGCCGGCCACATCCTGTTCAAGGTCTGCTCGACTTTCGATTCCACCGATGCCGGCAATATCGGCCCGGTGACCGATGCGCTCCGACAGGCCACCGGCGAGTCCATCGTCCTGGTGACGCCGGCTTTCCCCGAGACCGGAAGGACCGTCTACCAGGGCAACCTCTTCGTCGCCGGGGTGCCCCTGGCGGAAAGCCCGATGAAGGATCATCCGCTCAATCCGATGCGCGATTCCGACCTGCGGCGCGTGCTGTCGCGGCAGTCGGCAGAGCCCGTCGGGCTGATTCCGCTCGACGCTGTCGCGGCGGGTGACGGCGCCGTCGGCGAACGCCTCGCCGCGCTCGCCCGTGAAGGCTGCGGCGCGGCGATCGCCGACGCGGTGTTCGATGCCGATCTCGAGACCCTCGGCCGCGCGGCCTTGCGCCAGCGGCTGTCGGTCGGCGCCTCCGGCCTCGGCCTCGGCCTTGCCCGGGCGCTCGCCGATGGTCCGCCGTCTTCCGCCGCAGCACCCTTTCCAGCGCTTGGGGGCCCTGCCGCCTGCCTTGCCGGAAGCTGCTCGGCCGCGACTCTCCGGCAGATCGCGGCCGCGGAAGCCAGCATGCCCGTGCTGCGGCTCGATGCCGAAGCGCTTGTGACGGGCAATGGCGCCGTTGCCGAGGCCCTCGCCTTTGCGCGCGAAAATCTCGCGCACGGCCCGGTCCTCATCGCGTCGAGCGCTGCGCCCGACGTGGTGGCGGCACTGCAGGCCCGGCACGGCGGCGCCGGTATCGGGACCGCGATCGAAGCCGCCTTCGCCGAGATCGCCGCAGGCCTCGTCGCGCTGGGCGTGCGCCGGCTGGTCGTCGCCGGCGGCGAGACGTCGGGCGCGGTCGTCGATCGCCTCGGCCTCGCCGCCTTCGCGCTCGGACCCGAAATCGCCCCCGGCGTTCCGGTGCTGCGCAGCCTCGGCGGAACGGACATGCGGCTGGCGCTGAAATCGGGCAATTTCGGCGGACCGGATTTCTTCCGTGACGCTCTCAACATGATGCCATGA
- a CDS encoding DMT family transporter translates to MNSSNLLAGILMTVLAGVVFSTMDTIGKQLTTVLPVLEIVWGRYFFQTLLMTGYLYRTSGTRFLKTKRPVLQFVRGGMLLAATLLMYFGLVHVPLADATSVMFFSPIIITILSVIFLKEKVGIHRIAAVVAGFCGVMLIVRPGASGTDPYLLLPLAAALVNALYMLLTRQLAGSDEAPATQFNTTAVGTVILTFLVIPVWVTPSLPTFGLMVLIGFVGSIGHFSLVSAFRHAPASLLSPFLYSQVLASTALSVLYFGDHLRLTTVLGTAVLIGSGLYIWWRENRKARVKAGLTGDL, encoded by the coding sequence GTGAACAGCAGCAATCTTCTGGCCGGCATTCTCATGACGGTCCTTGCCGGCGTCGTCTTCTCCACCATGGACACCATCGGCAAGCAACTGACCACCGTCCTGCCGGTGCTGGAGATCGTCTGGGGCCGCTACTTCTTCCAGACGCTTTTGATGACGGGCTATCTCTACCGCACCAGCGGCACGCGCTTTCTGAAGACGAAGCGGCCGGTACTGCAGTTCGTCCGCGGCGGCATGCTGCTCGCGGCGACGCTGCTCATGTATTTCGGGCTGGTGCACGTGCCGCTCGCCGACGCGACGTCGGTGATGTTCTTCTCGCCGATCATCATCACCATCCTGTCGGTGATTTTCCTGAAGGAGAAAGTCGGCATCCACCGCATCGCGGCGGTGGTCGCGGGCTTCTGCGGGGTGATGTTGATCGTCCGGCCGGGCGCCTCCGGCACCGACCCCTATCTGCTGCTGCCGCTCGCCGCGGCCCTCGTCAACGCACTCTACATGCTTCTGACGCGCCAGCTCGCCGGCAGCGACGAGGCGCCGGCGACGCAGTTCAACACCACCGCGGTCGGCACGGTGATCCTCACCTTCCTCGTCATCCCGGTCTGGGTGACGCCGTCGCTGCCGACCTTCGGGCTGATGGTGCTGATCGGCTTCGTCGGCTCGATCGGCCATTTCAGCCTCGTCAGCGCCTTCCGCCACGCCCCCGCCTCGTTGCTGTCGCCCTTCCTCTACAGCCAGGTGCTGGCGTCCACGGCGCTGAGCGTCCTGTATTTCGGCGATCATTTGCGCCTGACGACGGTGCTCGGCACGGCGGTGCTGATCGGCAGCGGGCTGTACATCTGGTGGCGGGAGAATCGGAAGGCGCGGGTGAAGGCGGGTCTGACGGGAGACCTGTGA
- the ugpC gene encoding sn-glycerol-3-phosphate ABC transporter ATP-binding protein UgpC, producing MASVDIIDVKKNFGAHPVIKGVNVRIEDGEFVILVGPSGCGKSTLLRMLAGLEHVTAGEIKIGDRVVNDLPPKDRDIAMVFQNYALYPHMTVAENMAFSLKLKNAPKSEIDTRVRPAAEILGLTAYLDRYPRQLSGGQRQRVAMGRAIVRDPQVFLFDEPLSNLDAKLRVSMRSEIKNLHQRLTTTTVYVTHDQIEAMTMADKIVVMQDGRVEQIGAPLELYDRPNNLFVAGFIGSPSMNMLTGKLDPNDATRFITGDGVVLPVSGSRPEALGRALVYGARPEAIHLGGDVMLEVIVIEPTGSESQVIGRIGATDVTCVFRERVTVRPGEKIPVSIDPKAVHLFDAASGERLSA from the coding sequence ATGGCCTCGGTCGACATCATCGACGTCAAGAAGAATTTTGGGGCCCATCCCGTCATCAAGGGCGTGAACGTGCGGATCGAGGACGGCGAGTTCGTCATCCTCGTCGGCCCGTCCGGCTGCGGAAAGTCGACGCTGCTGCGCATGCTGGCCGGCCTCGAGCACGTGACCGCAGGCGAAATCAAGATCGGCGACCGCGTCGTCAACGATCTGCCGCCGAAGGACCGGGACATCGCGATGGTGTTCCAGAACTACGCGCTCTATCCGCATATGACCGTCGCCGAGAACATGGCCTTCTCGCTGAAGCTGAAGAACGCGCCGAAGTCCGAGATCGATACCCGCGTTCGGCCGGCGGCAGAGATCCTCGGCCTCACCGCCTATCTCGACCGCTATCCGCGCCAGCTTTCCGGAGGTCAGCGCCAGCGCGTGGCCATGGGCCGGGCGATCGTGCGCGACCCGCAGGTCTTCCTGTTCGACGAGCCCCTGTCCAATCTCGACGCCAAGCTGCGCGTCTCCATGCGCAGCGAGATCAAGAACCTCCACCAGCGCCTGACCACCACCACGGTCTACGTCACCCACGACCAGATCGAGGCGATGACCATGGCCGACAAGATCGTCGTCATGCAGGACGGCCGCGTGGAGCAGATCGGTGCGCCGCTCGAGCTCTACGACCGGCCGAACAACCTCTTCGTCGCCGGCTTCATCGGCTCGCCGTCCATGAACATGCTGACCGGCAAGCTCGATCCGAACGACGCCACGCGCTTCATCACCGGCGACGGCGTCGTCCTTCCGGTCTCCGGCTCGCGCCCCGAGGCCCTCGGCCGCGCGCTCGTCTATGGCGCGCGCCCCGAGGCGATCCATCTCGGCGGCGACGTCATGCTGGAAGTGATCGTCATCGAGCCCACGGGATCGGAAAGCCAGGTCATCGGGCGCATCGGCGCAACAGATGTCACCTGCGTCTTCCGCGAGCGCGTCACCGTGCGGCCGGGCGAGAAGATCCCGGTCTCGATCGACCCGAAGGCCGTGCACCTCTTCGACGCGGCCAGCGGCGAGCGCCTCTCGGCCTGA
- the otnI gene encoding 2-oxo-tetronate isomerase, with amino-acid sequence MPRFAANLSMMFNEVAFLDRFGAAARAGFDAVEFLFPYEHPPEAVAEKLGAHGLTQALFNLPPGDFAAGERGIACLPDRAGELRAGVETALVYARATVVKRLHMMAGLGSRQNAAAVAAYRDAVSFAADRLAEAGIDLVLEPINGRDMPGYFLDDFNWTADLIAELARPNLKLQFDIYHRQIMRGDVATAMADLMPIIGHVQVASVPRRHEPMTGELNDVFLFSELDRLGYAGFVGCEYRPAGATTDGLGWFDGARPAGGRAA; translated from the coding sequence ATGCCCCGCTTCGCCGCCAACCTGTCGATGATGTTCAACGAAGTCGCTTTTCTCGATCGCTTCGGGGCGGCCGCGCGCGCCGGCTTCGACGCGGTCGAGTTCCTGTTTCCGTATGAGCATCCGCCCGAGGCCGTTGCCGAGAAACTCGGCGCCCACGGCCTGACGCAGGCCCTCTTCAACCTGCCGCCGGGCGACTTCGCCGCCGGAGAACGCGGAATCGCCTGCCTTCCCGACCGCGCGGGCGAATTGCGCGCGGGCGTCGAGACGGCGCTCGTCTACGCCCGCGCCACGGTCGTGAAGCGGCTGCACATGATGGCGGGCCTCGGGTCGCGCCAGAACGCGGCAGCCGTCGCCGCCTACCGGGACGCCGTCTCCTTTGCCGCCGACCGGCTCGCCGAGGCCGGCATCGACCTCGTTCTCGAACCGATCAACGGCCGCGACATGCCCGGCTATTTCCTCGACGATTTCAACTGGACCGCCGATCTGATCGCCGAACTCGCACGGCCGAACCTGAAGCTGCAGTTCGACATCTACCATCGCCAGATCATGCGCGGCGACGTCGCCACCGCGATGGCCGACCTGATGCCGATCATCGGCCATGTCCAGGTGGCGAGCGTTCCCCGCCGGCACGAACCGATGACGGGCGAACTGAACGACGTCTTCCTCTTTTCCGAGCTCGACCGGCTTGGCTATGCCGGCTTCGTCGGCTGCGAGTACCGGCCGGCCGGTGCGACGACGGACGGCCTCGGCTGGTTCGATGGCGCGCGTCCGGCGGGCGGGAGGGCGGCATGA
- a CDS encoding carbohydrate ABC transporter permease, with product MSQYNTLPRRILVIYLPLAMFCFVLLFPFYWMAITAVKPNDQLTNYSEYSPFWVVRPTLDHIKYLLFETSYPGWLWNTTLVAVCSTVIALAASVFAAYSIERVRFTGARVAGLLVFLAYLIPPSILFIPLAFIVFQVGIFDSKLALILTYPTFLIPFCTWLLMGYFRSIPFELEESALVDGATRWQILTKVILPLAVPGLISAGIFAFTLAWNEFIYALTFIQSSENKTLPVGVLTELVRGDVYEWGSLMAGALLGSLPVVILYSFFVDYYVSSMTGAVKE from the coding sequence ATGTCGCAGTACAATACGCTGCCGCGGCGCATCCTCGTCATCTACCTGCCGCTGGCGATGTTCTGCTTCGTCCTGTTGTTCCCGTTCTACTGGATGGCGATCACCGCGGTGAAGCCGAACGACCAGCTGACGAACTACTCGGAATACAGCCCGTTCTGGGTAGTCAGGCCGACGCTCGACCACATCAAGTATCTCCTGTTCGAGACCTCCTATCCCGGCTGGCTGTGGAACACGACGCTGGTCGCGGTCTGCTCGACGGTGATCGCGCTCGCGGCCTCGGTGTTTGCCGCCTATTCGATCGAGCGCGTGCGCTTCACCGGCGCCCGCGTCGCCGGCCTCCTCGTCTTCCTCGCCTACCTGATCCCGCCCTCGATCCTCTTCATCCCGCTCGCCTTTATCGTCTTCCAGGTCGGCATCTTCGATTCCAAGCTGGCGCTGATCCTGACCTATCCGACCTTCCTCATCCCGTTCTGCACCTGGCTGCTGATGGGCTATTTCCGCTCGATCCCCTTCGAGCTCGAGGAAAGCGCCCTCGTCGACGGCGCGACGCGCTGGCAGATCCTGACGAAAGTCATCCTCCCGCTTGCCGTCCCCGGCCTGATCTCCGCCGGCATCTTCGCCTTCACGCTGGCCTGGAACGAGTTCATCTACGCCCTCACCTTCATCCAGTCCTCCGAGAACAAGACGCTCCCCGTCGGCGTCCTGACGGAGCTCGTGCGCGGCGACGTCTACGAATGGGGCTCGCTGATGGCCGGCGCGCTGCTCGGCTCGCTGCCGGTGGTGATTTTGTACTCGTTCTTCGTCGATTATTACGTGTCGTCGATGACGGGCGCGGTGAAGGAGTAG
- a CDS encoding LacI family DNA-binding transcriptional regulator, giving the protein MPSIIQKRRSAKPGTSSTLSDVARLAGVSESTVSRVLRQKGFSSLKVRQRVREAVEHLGYVPNRVAGTLASSGSNLVGVVIPSLSNIVFPDLLGGASLALDRAGFQPVIGVSDYDPLREETLVAAMLAWRPAGLIVAGLDHTARTKAMLRGAGVRVAELLDIDGEGIDIVVGFSNLSAGRASAELFLARGYRRIGYVGHYLGLDHRAARRLRGFTEILTHSGLALRASEVIAEPSSIGAGKEALARLLAAAPDLDAVYFSNDDMAVGGLFHCLQQGIEIPSRLAIMGYNGLDIARLAPQPLATILTPRRRVGQLGAELLFAGGPKQVVDLGFELIEGATV; this is encoded by the coding sequence TTGCCGTCGATCATCCAGAAACGTCGGTCTGCGAAGCCGGGAACGTCCTCGACGCTCAGCGACGTCGCCCGGCTTGCCGGTGTCAGCGAAAGCACGGTGTCGCGGGTCCTGCGCCAAAAAGGCTTCTCGTCGCTCAAGGTGCGCCAGCGGGTACGCGAGGCGGTGGAGCATCTCGGCTATGTTCCGAACCGCGTCGCCGGGACGCTGGCCTCGTCCGGCTCCAACCTGGTCGGTGTCGTCATCCCCTCGCTCAGCAATATCGTCTTTCCCGATCTCCTCGGCGGCGCGAGCCTCGCTCTCGACCGGGCGGGCTTCCAGCCGGTGATCGGAGTCTCCGATTATGATCCCCTGCGCGAGGAGACGCTGGTCGCGGCCATGCTCGCCTGGCGCCCTGCCGGTCTAATCGTGGCCGGTCTCGACCACACCGCGCGGACAAAGGCGATGCTGCGCGGCGCGGGGGTGCGCGTCGCCGAACTTCTCGACATCGACGGCGAGGGTATCGACATCGTCGTCGGCTTCTCCAATCTTTCCGCCGGCCGCGCCAGCGCCGAGCTGTTCCTTGCCCGCGGCTACCGGCGAATCGGCTATGTCGGCCATTATCTCGGCCTCGATCACCGCGCCGCCCGCCGCCTTCGCGGCTTTACCGAGATCCTGACGCACTCCGGTCTGGCGCTTCGGGCGAGCGAGGTCATTGCCGAACCCTCGTCGATCGGCGCCGGCAAGGAGGCTCTGGCGCGTCTGCTTGCCGCCGCCCCCGATCTCGACGCGGTCTACTTTTCCAACGACGACATGGCGGTGGGCGGACTGTTCCATTGTCTGCAGCAGGGCATCGAGATCCCGTCGAGACTGGCGATCATGGGCTATAACGGTCTCGACATCGCCCGCCTCGCGCCACAGCCGCTGGCGACGATCCTGACGCCGCGGCGACGGGTGGGCCAGCTCGGTGCCGAACTTTTGTTTGCCGGGGGACCAAAACAGGTGGTCGATCTCGGCTTCGAACTGATCGAAGGGGCGACCGTGTGA
- a CDS encoding ABC transporter substrate-binding protein yields MSINRRKLLTTSAGLLAAGAFTGPFGVGRAFAQAAGPTYTPEAGASLRLLRWAPFVPAEEEAWLANTKKFMEATGVEVRVDKESWEDVRPKAAVAANVGSGPDMVMSWFDDPQQYPDKLVDLTELGTYLGEANGGWYAGLEAYAKRDGKFIAMPLCAIGNAVVYRDSHMKAAGFSEFPKDTAGFLELCKALQAKGTPAGFPHGKAVGDGNNYAHWLLWSHGGKMVDESGAVTINSPETLAAVNYAIELYKTFIPGTESWQDVNNNRAFLAGQVSLTANGVSVYYAAKKDPAMKEILDDMRSVNFPIGPVGESVELHQTSTLSVFAHTKFPEAAKAYIKFMYEADNMNAWIQGASAYCCQPLKAFESNPVWTADPFHAPYARASETLRPNGYAGPLGAASAGTMADYVLVDMFAEAVTGQSSAEDAITNAERRANRYYRV; encoded by the coding sequence ATGTCCATCAACCGCAGAAAACTTCTGACCACCTCGGCAGGCCTTCTGGCCGCCGGTGCCTTCACCGGCCCGTTCGGCGTCGGCCGCGCCTTCGCGCAGGCGGCGGGTCCGACCTATACACCGGAAGCCGGCGCAAGCCTGCGCCTCCTGCGCTGGGCTCCCTTCGTGCCGGCGGAAGAGGAAGCCTGGCTCGCCAACACCAAGAAGTTCATGGAGGCGACCGGCGTCGAAGTGCGCGTCGACAAGGAGAGCTGGGAGGACGTGCGCCCGAAGGCCGCCGTCGCCGCCAATGTCGGCTCCGGCCCCGACATGGTGATGAGCTGGTTCGACGATCCGCAGCAGTACCCCGACAAGCTTGTCGACCTCACCGAGCTCGGCACCTATCTCGGCGAGGCGAATGGCGGCTGGTATGCCGGTCTCGAGGCCTATGCCAAGCGTGACGGCAAGTTCATCGCGATGCCGCTCTGCGCCATCGGCAATGCCGTCGTCTACCGCGACAGCCACATGAAGGCCGCCGGATTCTCGGAATTCCCGAAGGACACCGCCGGCTTCCTCGAGCTCTGCAAAGCCCTCCAGGCCAAGGGCACCCCGGCTGGATTCCCGCACGGCAAGGCCGTCGGCGACGGCAACAACTACGCCCATTGGCTGTTGTGGAGCCATGGCGGCAAGATGGTCGATGAATCAGGTGCCGTCACGATCAACAGCCCGGAGACGCTCGCCGCCGTCAACTACGCGATCGAGCTCTACAAGACCTTCATCCCCGGCACCGAGAGCTGGCAGGACGTGAACAACAACCGCGCTTTCCTCGCCGGCCAGGTCTCGCTGACCGCCAATGGCGTCTCGGTCTACTACGCCGCCAAGAAGGATCCGGCGATGAAGGAGATCCTCGACGACATGCGCTCGGTCAACTTCCCGATCGGCCCGGTCGGCGAGAGCGTCGAGCTGCACCAGACCTCGACCCTCTCGGTCTTCGCCCACACCAAGTTCCCGGAGGCGGCCAAGGCCTACATCAAGTTCATGTACGAGGCGGACAACATGAACGCCTGGATCCAGGGTGCCAGCGCCTATTGCTGCCAGCCACTGAAGGCCTTCGAGAGCAATCCGGTCTGGACCGCCGACCCGTTCCACGCGCCCTATGCGCGGGCCTCCGAGACGCTGCGTCCGAATGGCTATGCCGGCCCGCTCGGTGCCGCCTCGGCCGGCACCATGGCCGACTACGTCCTCGTCGACATGTTCGCCGAAGCCGTGACTGGCCAGTCCTCGGCGGAGGATGCGATCACCAACGCCGAGCGCCGCGCCAACCGGTACTACCGGGTCTAG
- a CDS encoding SDR family oxidoreductase → MSNANHGRIGLVTGGGTGVGKAMTRALLAAGWRLVITGRRAAVLDAAVDELCGNDGRVVAVPADIGDPASVALLFDEIRARFGRLDLLVNNAGSNVPAIPLEDVSFAQWNAIVAANLTGAFLCTQEAFKLFKTQTPRGGRIINNGSISATTPRPNSAPYTATKHAIAGLTKATALDGRPFDIACGQIDIGNAASEMTSVISTGALQADGSTAAEPTMDPAHVADAVVSMASLPLDVNVLTMTIMATKMPFVGRG, encoded by the coding sequence ATGAGCAACGCGAACCACGGCCGGATCGGCCTCGTCACCGGCGGCGGCACCGGCGTCGGCAAGGCGATGACCCGGGCGCTTCTGGCGGCCGGCTGGCGCCTCGTGATCACCGGCCGTCGCGCCGCGGTCCTCGATGCCGCGGTGGACGAGCTCTGCGGCAATGACGGCCGCGTCGTGGCGGTCCCCGCCGACATCGGCGATCCCGCTTCCGTCGCGCTCTTGTTCGACGAGATCCGCGCCCGCTTCGGCCGGCTCGACCTCCTCGTCAACAACGCCGGCAGCAACGTGCCGGCGATCCCCCTGGAAGATGTCAGCTTCGCCCAGTGGAACGCCATCGTCGCCGCCAACCTCACCGGTGCCTTCCTCTGCACCCAGGAGGCTTTCAAGCTCTTCAAGACGCAGACGCCACGCGGCGGGCGCATCATCAACAACGGCTCGATCTCGGCGACGACACCCCGGCCGAACTCGGCCCCTTATACCGCGACGAAGCACGCCATCGCAGGACTCACCAAGGCGACGGCGCTCGACGGCCGGCCCTTCGACATCGCCTGCGGCCAGATCGACATCGGCAATGCGGCGAGCGAGATGACCTCGGTGATCTCCACCGGCGCGCTGCAGGCCGACGGTTCGACCGCGGCCGAGCCGACGATGGATCCGGCGCATGTCGCCGATGCCGTGGTGTCGATGGCCTCCCTGCCCCTCGACGTGAACGTGCTGACCATGACGATCATGGCGACGAAGATGCCCTTCGTCGGCCGCGGCTAA
- a CDS encoding sugar ABC transporter permease, whose translation MLPAALFLLVFLTYPLGLGVWLGFTDAKIGRPGIFIGLENYQFLMGDRIFWLSVFNTVLYTTVASVLKFVLGLWLALILNEHLPYKSFFRAIILLPWVVPTVLSALAFWWMFDAQFSIISWILMEIGLINAPINFLGDPTNARASVIAANVWRGIPFVAISLLAGLQTIPASLHEAAALDGATSWQRFRNVTLPLLTPIIAVVMTFSVLFTFTDFQLIYVLTKGGPVNATHLMATLSFQRGISGGQLGEGAAIAVAMIPFLLAAILFSFFGLQRRKWQQGGSD comes from the coding sequence ATGCTCCCGGCGGCGCTCTTCCTCCTGGTCTTCCTGACCTATCCGCTCGGCCTCGGCGTCTGGCTCGGTTTCACCGACGCCAAGATCGGCCGGCCCGGCATCTTCATCGGCCTCGAGAACTACCAGTTCCTGATGGGCGACCGGATCTTCTGGCTCTCGGTGTTCAACACCGTTCTCTACACCACCGTCGCCTCGGTGCTGAAATTCGTGCTCGGCCTCTGGCTGGCGCTGATCCTCAACGAGCACCTGCCCTACAAGTCCTTCTTCCGCGCCATCATCCTCCTGCCCTGGGTGGTCCCGACCGTGTTGTCGGCGCTGGCCTTCTGGTGGATGTTCGACGCGCAGTTCTCGATCATCTCCTGGATCCTGATGGAGATCGGGCTGATCAACGCACCGATCAACTTCCTCGGCGATCCGACGAATGCGAGGGCCTCGGTGATCGCCGCCAATGTCTGGCGCGGCATTCCCTTCGTCGCGATCTCGCTCCTCGCCGGCCTGCAGACCATTCCGGCCTCCCTGCACGAGGCGGCAGCGCTCGACGGCGCGACGTCCTGGCAGCGTTTCCGCAATGTCACGCTGCCGCTGCTCACCCCGATCATCGCCGTCGTGATGACCTTCTCGGTGCTCTTCACCTTCACCGATTTCCAGCTGATCTACGTCCTCACCAAGGGCGGCCCGGTCAACGCCACGCATCTCATGGCCACGCTCTCCTTCCAGCGCGGCATCTCCGGCGGCCAGCTCGGCGAGGGCGCCGCGATCGCCGTCGCGATGATCCCGTTCCTCCTCGCCGCGATCCTGTTCAGCTTCTTCGGCCTGCAGCGCCGCAAGTGGCAGCAGGGCGGATCGGACTAA